The Rubripirellula tenax region GGTTCGCTACGAGCACCGCAAGATGCTGAGATCTGAATTCGATGAAGACGCGAGCTTCCGAGAGCCAATGGACGATCCCAATCCTTACCAGCCACCGCCGGGGCACGAATCGCAACGCCAGGTGACACCGCCGCGAAATAATCGCTATGCAGCTTCATGGATTTTTTTCGGTATCGGTTCGCTTCTTGGTTTTCAAGGACTCAGCACCAGTGCGATGTCGTTCATTTCTCCCCGACCGATTGCAGCGGACGTATTGTCAGGGGTGATGTTGGTCGGCGCGGCGGTTCTGTTCGGTTTCGCGATCAAAGCCCGCATTCAATATCGCAGTGGTGATTGAGAACGATCACTTGGACGCCGAAGCAAGTCCTTGAAGTCGCAACCAATCGCTGACAATCGCTGGCCACTGATCGATCACGCTATCTTCGCGCCGACGCAGGCCATATCCGTGGCCGCCGGTTCGGTAGATGTGAAGTTCGGCATCGACGTTGTGCTTTTTTAGCTTGGTATCAAACGCAACACTTCCAAGTGAGTCGGCGGCTGGGTCATCGTGCGTGTGAATGATGATGGTCTTTGGCGTCGATTCTGTGACTTCGATGCCATGTTTCAGCCTTCCGGATTCATTCAGCAATCGCCACGGATATACGAGAGTCCCAAAATTGGGACACCACAAATTTTCGTCGATCGGATCCGTCGATTCGTACATGGCTTCCTTGGCCGTCAACAAAAAAGCGGACGCCTGACCTCCTGCCGAAAAGCCAAGCACGCCTACCCTGTCTTGATCGATCGACCACTTCGACGCGTTTGCGCGAATCGTGCGAATGGCGCGTTGGGCGTCTTGCACCGGTTTTTGCCAAACGTTGTCGCGTTGATTGTCGCCGGTTCGATAGCGCAGCACAAAAACGGAGACTCCCATTGCGTTCAGGAAAGCCGCCGCTTCGCTGCCTTCAAGATCAGTGACCACATATCCGAATCCGCCACCGGGCAACACGACCACTGCGGTTCCATTGGGATGTTCGGCGAGAAAGACATCCAAAGTCGGCGCGGTAGTGTTTTTGATTCGGGTGATGGAGTCCCCTTTGTCGAGTTGCGTTCCCAGTTCGGCGCTAGTCTCGCCGGGGGCGTGGCCGGACCACAGTCGAACCGATTGCGCAGGCGCGTCGCAGTGTGCCGATGTTGTCCATAGAACCGTAATCAG contains the following coding sequences:
- a CDS encoding alpha/beta hydrolase, with amino-acid sequence MQTTNVASQPLDKSWNPTITAALITVLWTTSAHCDAPAQSVRLWSGHAPGETSAELGTQLDKGDSITRIKNTTAPTLDVFLAEHPNGTAVVVLPGGGFGYVVTDLEGSEAAAFLNAMGVSVFVLRYRTGDNQRDNVWQKPVQDAQRAIRTIRANASKWSIDQDRVGVLGFSAGGQASAFLLTAKEAMYESTDPIDENLWCPNFGTLVYPWRLLNESGRLKHGIEVTESTPKTIIIHTHDDPAADSLGSVAFDTKLKKHNVDAELHIYRTGGHGYGLRRREDSVIDQWPAIVSDWLRLQGLASASK